The DNA sequence CGCCACTCGGCTCGAGCGTGAACTCCACGTACGTCCGGCGCGGGTCGTCCTCGGGCAGGCCGTAGATGTGCCAGGTGAAGCCGAACACCGACGGCTCCTCGACCCGCTCGACGCGCATGTTCGCGACGTCGCCGCCGTCCCACGACATCCGCGCGGAACCGCCCGGGCGCAGGTCGATCGTCGCCTCCTGGCCGAACCAGGCGGCCAGACCCTCGGCCGTGGTCAGCGCCGTCCAGACCTTCGCCGGCGGGTGCGCGACCTCGACGACCCGCTCGATCCGATCCGGGAACCCCATGACTGCCTCCTCGAAGTAGCAACTGAACGGTTGCCACCCTATAGCAACCGTTCGATTGCGTCAACGGGGCGTGCGAGACATCGGGCGGGATCGACCCCTGCGCGCCGTCGAACACGGCGCGGCTCCTAACGTCGGGTCATGGATCACCCGATCACGCTGATCACCGGCGCCAACAAGGGCCTCGGGTACGAGACGGCCCGCCGCCTGCTCGCCGCCGGCCACACCGTGCTGCTCGGCGCCCGCGACCGCGTCCGGGGCGAGGCGGCGGCGGGCGAGCTCGGCGCCGCCTTCGTGCCGATCGACGTCACCGACGAGGCCGGCGTCGGCGCCGCCGCCGACCACGTCCGCGAGCGCCACGGCCGCCTCGACGTGCTGATCAACAACGCCGGCATCGTCGGCCCCCGGGGCCCGCTCGCCGACACGACCGCGGCCGAGGCGCTCGCGACGTTCGACACCAACGTCCTCGGCGTCGTCCGCGTCACCCACGCGTTCCTGCCGCTGCTCCGCGAATCCGAGCACCCGCGGATCGTCAACGTCTCCAGCGGGACCGGGACGATCAGCCGGATGGAGGAGATCGGCTGGAACCAGGAGGTGGCGCCGGCGATCTACTCGACCAGCAAGGCCGCGCTGA is a window from the Mycobacteriales bacterium genome containing:
- a CDS encoding SDR family NAD(P)-dependent oxidoreductase → MDHPITLITGANKGLGYETARRLLAAGHTVLLGARDRVRGEAAAGELGAAFVPIDVTDEAGVGAAADHVRERHGRLDVLINNAGIVGPRGPLADTTAAEALATFDTNVLGVVRVTHAFLPLLRESEHPRIVNVSSGTGTISRMEEIGWNQEVAPAIYSTSKAALSMLTLHYAHALPGILVNAVDPGYTATALNDFQGTQTIAQGTDLIVELATLPPGGPTATVRRHWTTPA
- a CDS encoding SRPBCC domain-containing protein, which translates into the protein MGFPDRIERVVEVAHPPAKVWTALTTAEGLAAWFGQEATIDLRPGGSARMSWDGGDVANMRVERVEEPSVFGFTWHIYGLPEDDPRRTYVEFTLEPSGAGTRLTVVETGFAQLPDDAFGTAYDGNTKGWASELGELVAYLDAA